From the Solanum lycopersicum chromosome 10, SLM_r2.1 genome, one window contains:
- the LOC101268731 gene encoding uncharacterized protein produces MTRPIIIPSPPLLSLDKRQPLLSSNDSSRGVVRGSSSSSGGGSVVRRARLAEVAGGTTAECAAVACCCPCGIANLLVLAVYKVPAGLCRKALRKNRRDRLMKKGLLPATGSGHCSCDEMELHAYQISSPIAMVGAGAGNLATDKDALELEKEMWDKFYGTGFWRSPSQRSEM; encoded by the coding sequence ATGACGAGACCAATAATCATACCTTCGCCTCCGTTACTGTCTCTGGATAAACGGCAGCCGCTATTATCGAGTAACGATTCATCGCGCGGCGTCGTACGCGGTAGCAGCAGCAGCAGCGGCGGTGGGAGTGTTGTTCGGAGAGCGCGATTAGCGGAGGTCGCCGGCGGTACGACGGCGGAATGTGCGGCGGTGGCGTGTTGTTGTCCTTGCGGGATAGCGAATTTGTTGGTTCTAGCGGTGTATAAGGTTCCGGCTGGACTTTGTAGAAAGGCTTTGAGGAAAAATCGCCGGGATCGGTTGATGAAAAAGGGGCTTTTGCCGGCGACGGGAAGTGGACATTGTAGCTGTGATGAAATGGAGCTTCATGCTTACCAGATTTCTAGTCCGATTGCGATGGTCGGCGCCGGCGCCGGAAACCTAGCAACCGATAAGGATGCTTTGGAGCTGGAGAAGGAAATGTGGGATAAGTTTTACGGTACTGGGTTCTGGAGGAGCCCATCTCAACGAAGTGAAATGTAA